The stretch of DNA AAAATTTGTGACGCCAAttataatttagggacgaaaagtgagcacgaccaccaacttagagacgaaaaatgtaattttctctaaaaaaaaatatttacatttatttaaatatgcattGTCACTcttttaattatcaaataaaaagttgtCAATTGTTTGGTCAACAATAacttttttgataataaattgaTATTCGTTCTACTgattaatgaaatatatatttcaaagtTTAAGGGATGAAGACAAAAACCAATATTTCGAAATAAagaatcattattaatttttgtaaatttcaatactaataatataaccTAACAAATTTACATcctaaaagtgtaaataaataataaaacacacaaaaaagttatcaattattaatcaactaataaaactaaaatatatacCTCAAAAAGTTAGAGagtaatgaaattaaattagatACTTAACGTCTTCCCTCATTAAAATCTTAACGAAAGAAATAAgctaattaataaagaaaaatgactaatttgattgatttatttttatttaatgaacttaagctttaatatatatgtattttgagttcatttgatatataatagattttttaaacacaataggAGGGGTCAAAAGTgtcaaattttcatattataataatatataaatatatacctaCTAAAAaatggggtgggggggggggggggggNNNNNNNNNNNNNNNNNNNNNNNNNNNNNNNNNNNNNNNNNNNNNNNNNNNNNNNNNNNNNNNNNNNNNNNNNNNNNNNNNNNNNNNNNNNNNNNNNNNNNNNNNNNNNNNNNNNNNNNNNNNNNNNNNNNNNNNNNNNNNNNNNNNNNNNNNNNNNNNNNNNNNNNNNNNNNNNNNNNNNNNNNNNNNNNNNNNNNNNNNNNNNNNNNNNNNNNNNNNNNNNNNNNNNNNNNNNNNNNNNNNNNNNNNNNNNNNNNNNNNNNNNNNNNNNNNNNNNNNNNNNNNNNNNNNNNNNNNNNNNNNNNNNNNNNNNNNNNNNNNNNNNNNNNNNNNNNNNNNNNNNNNNNNNNNNNNNNNNNNNNNNNNNNNNNNNNNNNNNNNNNNNNNNNNNNNNNNNNNNNNNNNNNNNNNNNNNNNNNNNNNNNNNNNNNNNNNNNNNNNNNNNNNNNNNNNNNNNNNNNNNNNNNNNNNNNNNNNNNNNNNNNNNNNNNNNNNNNNNNNNNNNNNNNNNNNNNNNNNNNNNNNNNNNNNNNNNNNNNNNNNNNNNNNNNNNNNNNNNNNNNNNNNNNNNNNNNNNNNNNNNNNNNNNNNNNNNNNNNNNNNNNNNNNNNNNNNNNNNNNNNNNNNNNNNNNNNNNNNNNNNNNNNNNNNNNNNNNNNNNNNNNNNNNNNNNNNNNNNNNNNNNNNNNNNNNNNNNNNNNNNNNNNNNNNNNNNNNNNNNNNNNNNNNNNNNNNNNNNNNNNNNNNNNNNNNNNNNNNNNNNNNNNNNNNNNNNNNNNNNNNNNNNNNNNNNNNNNNNNNNNNNNNNNNNNNNNNNNNNNNNNNNNNNNNNNNNNNNNNNNNNNNNNNNNNNNNNNNNNNNNNNNNNNNNNNNNNNNNNNNNNNNNNNNNNNNNNNNNNNNNNNNNNNNNNNNNNNNNNNNNNNNNNNNNNNNNNNNNNNNNNNNNNNNNNNNNNNNNNNNNNNNNNNNNNNNNNNGTGGGGGGGCCAAGGCCCCCCTAATCCAAGGGGTGGCTCCGCCCCTGCCTCCATTGAAGCTGGATCTCATGACATTCGATTTGGGAAAGTCGATTTGGGAGCACAATATGCTTGGCTAcatgtaatattattaaaagAGTTCTACTATACATAGATTCGAATTTTCGTTATTATTAAAAGAGTTATAAAAATAGGGAGTAAAACTACCTAGGAatccaagtagtattttccttattaaaaaaaaaacaatccaaCATCAATTATTATTGCGTCAACTTTAAGTTGGAGTGGCACCCAGCTAAGATATCGAATCTGCCATGAAATTTCCACGGATTGCCATAGTTTTTTGTAGGTTTCAGATGCATTGAAACTCCACTTCCAAAATATGGCTTTTATCTCTTCTTCTGCTATCCTTCACAATCAATTCCAAATTAACTTATGATGTTTTCTTAGAGCTTTAGATGTGAAGATAATATCGTGGACCATCTTTACGATCGGCTGAATCAAAAAGGAATTCATATCCTTAAAGATGACGAGCGATTATATTGGAGAAAAGGCAACATATGACTTTGGCTCTACTACAAGGCTATTCAAGAATCAAGATTTGCAAGTGTTGTCTTCTCCAAAGACTATGCATCATCAACATAGTGTTTAGGCCAAGTTGTACAACAGGTGTGCTTTCAAGTTCCTTGGTTTCTTTAGCATTTAACTTCCAAAATtctacttttttattattattattattattaataagaaGGGTTGATGTGAGAAGAAGCTCCCATGTAAAAAGGGAGAACTAATATGATCGATTCATTATTTGAGTTGATCGAACGGTTAATGATTgctgtaaaataaagaaaaattgatGGGTCAATTGTATAAAAATTGGATAAATTGATGATTGATCTCGTGTTTTATTTCAAGTTCCTCGGTTTCTTTAGCATTTAACTATAATGGATGATTGTAATCagcttttactttttttatataGGAAAATCATGTTCTTATTTGACATGTGAAGGCTCAATATCATGGTATGAAAACTTGGTCGAGCTTTTCTTTACATTCCATGAATTTTACAACTTCTCCTAACCACCATGTTGATGATGCATAGTCTTTGGAGAAGACAACAATTGCAAATTTTGATTCTTGAATAGCTTGTAATAGAGCCGAAGCAATATGCAGCACCTTGTATAGGTTGGGCGGAGCTTGAAGAAGCGAGCCCCTATCAGAGAAAGTTTCTTCAATAGCTCGTCATCTATAATGGTGTAAATTCCTTTTTGTTTCAACCAATCATAAAgatgatatatgtgtgtgcattAGATTGGATCAAATAAAAACTTGATTGATGGAGAGAATTACGAACCAATAAAAGTTGACCATTTAAAAATGTCTATTGTATATGAAATAATTAGAGGAAAAAatatggtgacatttttgtaagtTGATTTTTTAAAGTGCAACTAATAAGGTAGCACTATAGAGTGTACCTATCAACACTATAAAGTAAAACTTAGCAAAGTTACAGAATGCATCTATTGAAAAAATTAGTGTtggaaaaatgtattttatgagttagaataatatttttttttatgtgtttttaaacaataatgattgatccTCCCTCAGCACCCTTCCCCCACCCTCATTCCATTGCATCAATCACTCTCATGCAATTTGGTCGATTTATATGCCTATGACCCAATAGACCTATACCAAGGCCCAATCTGAAGAATTGAATATGCCATTTTTGTGAACCCAGTAATTAGTATGTTGATTGTGTGCTTGAATTTCAAATGGGATCTCCTCCTCCACAATCAACTCGCAAGTGGACTTATGATGTTTATACTAATTAAACTGTAAATAGAtgaataatacatatatatgtttgttcACTGATTACTGATACCATACGCAAGAAAGAAAGAACATCAGACTTTCATTTCTGTCCGGATTTGTGAATGCATAATCCaaagttttccatttctctgaaatgaaatttattaaCTCATACTGAACCAGAATTTGTACACCCATGCCAGCATCAGTATCAGCAAGCTACCGATCGAGCAATTGAAGACGAGACTTATATTCGTTCACGCTATCCAAATATTCGGTTTAGTATGGCTGCCAACCGGACCCCTGCTTGGGCTAGCCGCAATTTCACCACTGGTAACCGTGTTAAGAAGTAAGGATCTGCAATGGTTAATTTTTTCCCCCCatgttatatatgtttcttgatatatagatatatatagttgaGTGATATGATGGCATCAAGAAAATGCAGATCTGATCTGTTACCTTCTAACACTGAGTTTTCACTAACTCCTTTGTATGCCCAATCACAGGCTGCTTTAATACCTTCAGATGCATATCTGTGCAGAATTGAAGACACTTGTATCATATAGTGGAGATGAGAAAACACCATAAAATGAAGTAATTTTAAATCTGTTTTCTTCATATAAACATACACATCTGGGCAGGCTTCTTTGTCATTGGTGCAGGCCTCCCATGATTTCACTTCATCTGCCCATCCAGTCTGTTAAGTggacaaaatatttaaaaattttgagtaaCCAGAAAAACCCGCAGCCACTACTCTAGGGTGAGCACCAGGTAAATCAGGCCTTGCGACCCTAACCAGCAAAataccacaaggaggtaaactagccCAAACTGTCCATAGCTGATTGGGTCAAATCAAGAAGACTAATAGGCCgcgaacttgtaacattgttgTTACTAAGTGAACAGTCTGACAGAAAATGAAGGTAAAGCAGAAATTATAGTAACATATAGTTTTAGTTGTTGCAGATGGTTTACAGTAATGTTCTTCTGAATTGCATCGATCAGTTCTTCCACTTCAGATTCATAAAATTGCTCTTCTGCCGTCTCGATTATGCTGGTATCCCATACCTGTGGGGTTTAAATTAACATGAGAAAGCTAAGCTAAGCAGACTGGGAATCATAATGTGAGGTTGCAGTGAAGCTTGGCTTACATGGTGGAGAACTGTTTTCTTAGTGTACCACTTGACATCAATTGTGTTGCCTCCCTTGTCTGAGGCAAATCCAACATGCAGAGGCTGCAACATTCCAAAACAGCAAAAGTAATAAGCAAATCCCAATCTGTTTTTGGCTCAACTTCAATTCCTCAaacatatgaattgaaatttggATTAGTTTACCTGATGAATGTCTCCAACAAAATGAGAGAGGAAGAGCAGTGCTTGTGTCGAATTATCTGATGATCATTCCAAATTGGTTAAACAACGGTAATTTATTACTAGAATGAAAACTAGTTGGTTCTGGGTGGTAAATTATGGGCAAAGATACAGAATACAGCCCTGACAGCCGATGTACATATCTCTCCACTATTCTGTGGGGTATTGATCCTTTCACCTAATGAGAGGCTGAATTGTCCTGATTTAACACTCCACTATCCTGTATAGTGGGTTTCTTGTGGGTGTCTTCCCACCTAATTGGAGGCTGAATTACTGTGGTTTATCCCTCATCTACTATCTTATGTTGTGAGCTCTTTGTGGAGTCCAGATCAAAGGACTACGTCACCAGGATTTATCTTTCTACAATTGTGTCGGGCTCGGGCAGGGGTCTGGGCCAGGAATTTGCAAGAAAACTAGTTTTTTAAAGAATAGCATCCATATAACTCACATGATGAATCATTGCCACTAACATAGCTGACAAGCTGGGTGGTGTAATTGTTGATAGCCCCTGCAACGCATCTCCCCACTTCTCCATCTTCATCCTTGCAATCCCCTGCGTCCACATTGAAAAAACATCAAACGTAACGTACGTTTTCGAGGTTATTTTTCTCTCAACCATCATTTCGATCAAGCTTAATTAGCTTTTATTTGTGCCTCACTTTTGTATTGATAGTTGCAGACATCAGGCGTGTTGATGAAGTGGAGCGGAGCCGACCAAGGAAACCGGAATCTAACGTTGTCCGCCCAAGAACACATACTCGACAGGTTCCCCTTCGCGTACGCCGGCAGCAGCTTGTCAACTGCATCTGCCGCCGCCGCACTCAGCCGCAACTGGGCAATCCGGCACGCGATCAGATGCCCGTCTACTCCCCATCCATGGGCCACCGGGAACAGAAACAACAAAGCCACCGCGACAACCATGTAATTAGCTTTAGACCCTTTCTCCATTCTTgccttctttattttattttattttttgctgtAAAAATATCAAGATTTGTTAGTGCTTGTCTGTAAGGCTGGGAAATTTAAAGTACTGGTCAAACCGGTGTTGATCTTTTTATTAGGATAAAAATATTAGGTTTCTATGTTTACATTTGGTTTCAGTTTATATTCCCATGGTGGTATCAAAATGATTAGGAATATTCTGATCGGGTAGAGCAAGATGTGTGTAGTGAAGTCGCGTTTGGCTGGACACTTTTATGGCATATTATCGAATTTGGTTGTAACTACAACATTTGTTTCAATTTTGATACTCTACTATTGGACCAATTCTTTTATAGTAATCATTAATgtcatttattttttcctccCTGGCTTACTTTAATttgaacaataaaattaaaaaatgatgatgaaatatttttttaaataaattttaaggtCATCCTCCATGTATGAATTCAtggtagaatatatatatatatatatatatctttatataattatttatttttatttaattattaatttatttattttgattctaatttctatttactaccaaacattTCTAACCTTGTAATTATTACTCTCTATCTGCTCATCcggattttttaaaaaaaaaatatttatattcatgGATTACAAATTAGTTAACTTTAATTAGGAATCTacatattcaatataaaaaatgacatgtttTTAGTATGGTAATAATGTTCTAGTATTTGACTGTTAGTTAATCCAATTCCAATTCTCATATCTCAGATCAATCAAACGCCCCCTAAGTAGGTAAGAAGGAAAAAACATGAGAAGAGAAAAAGGGGCGTGATTATGGTTCGTGATTGAGAAGGAAAGGAAATGCATGAGAAACCGTAACGGCAAAAACGAACGGTTGGGATTGAGGGATATGCATCTTGTTTGCTTGTCGTGAGAAAGGGACAATATAATGACTTCACAAATGGCCGGCAAACAACagtttttattaataagagtcaaaAGTATGTTCAGATTGGGTGACTTTCAAAGACCAATTTCAACTTAGCCTATACGCATTAtttctttctaaatttaatGTACTC from Ipomoea triloba cultivar NCNSP0323 chromosome 7, ASM357664v1 encodes:
- the LOC116025227 gene encoding endonuclease 2 — translated: MEKGSKANYMVVAVALLFLFPVAHGWGVDGHLIACRIAQLRLSAAAADAVDKLLPAYAKGNLSSMCSWADNVRFRFPWSAPLHFINTPDVCNYQYKRDCKDEDGEVGRCVAGAINNYTTQLVSYVSGNDSSYNSTQALLFLSHFVGDIHQPLHVGFASDKGGNTIDVKWYTKKTVLHHVWDTSIIETAEEQFYESEVEELIDAIQKNITTGWADEVKSWEACTNDKEACPDVYASEGIKAACDWAYKGVSENSVLEDPYFLTRLPVVKLRLAQAGVRLAAILNRIFG